Proteins co-encoded in one Stenotrophomonas maltophilia genomic window:
- a CDS encoding DNA polymerase III subunit chi, with protein sequence MPRADFYLIAKPRFLTEPLRLVCELARKANDAGLFTLVLARDQAQAEELDELLWAFDNDAYIPHQIAGEDMDEEEALVLIAVPGTDAPARPLVINLRDEPWLGQCERVLEVVPADPEAREPLRERWRQYKAAGYDLNKHDM encoded by the coding sequence ATGCCCCGCGCCGACTTCTACCTGATCGCCAAGCCCCGCTTCCTGACCGAGCCGTTGCGCCTGGTCTGCGAGCTGGCGCGCAAGGCCAACGACGCCGGGTTGTTCACCCTGGTGCTGGCCCGCGACCAGGCCCAGGCTGAGGAACTGGACGAGCTGCTGTGGGCGTTCGACAACGATGCCTACATCCCGCACCAGATCGCCGGCGAAGACATGGACGAGGAAGAGGCGCTGGTGCTGATCGCCGTGCCCGGCACCGATGCGCCGGCGCGCCCGCTGGTGATCAACCTGCGCGATGAGCCCTGGCTGGGCCAGTGCGAGCGCGTGCTGGAAGTGGTCCCGGCCGATCCGGAAGCGCGCGAACCGCTGCGCGAGCGCTGGCGCCAGTACAAGGCCGCCGGCTACGACCTGAACAAGCACGACATGTAA
- a CDS encoding YqaE/Pmp3 family membrane protein, producing the protein MRLLIALILPWLSFFTIGRPLAGIVCLILQITLIGWLPAAIWAAYAVSQYHTDQKIRRALGSR; encoded by the coding sequence ATGCGCCTGCTGATCGCCCTGATCCTTCCCTGGCTGTCCTTCTTCACCATCGGCCGACCGCTGGCCGGGATCGTCTGCCTGATCCTGCAGATCACCCTGATCGGCTGGCTGCCCGCCGCCATCTGGGCCGCCTATGCGGTCAGCCAGTACCACACCGACCAGAAGATCCGGCGCGCCCTCGGGTCGCGCTGA